In Papaver somniferum cultivar HN1 chromosome 1, ASM357369v1, whole genome shotgun sequence, a genomic segment contains:
- the LOC113274384 gene encoding uncharacterized protein LOC113274384, which translates to MCIVTNHITNVLFFASSHRFGYTATWPYGKPTAVEDVVFHPYNNASDEDEEDVDVINFSPVAGYNGRLFHPGGCTMYNPGSVLRQLSCVQSVPQVENFNFKVNKVGTKNSEKNFIPKYDPAPSVDHWKNFGDYLVLVEELQDSFDDPNAADDGYMEWYEHSSHPRVINSVQQARDDKAKATAIEKEAQKIMKHTPMCGDEALILWNSA; encoded by the exons atgtgtattgttactaatcatattACGAATGTATTgttttttgcctcttctcataggtTTGGATATACGGCCACTTGGCCTTATGGGAAGCCTACagctg tggaagatgtggttttccatccttaCAACAATGcatcagatgaagacgaggaagatGTTGATGTTATTAATTTCTCACCTGTTGCGGGTTATAATGGACGGTTGTTTCATCCTGGAggttgtacaatgtataatcctGGAAGTGTACTtagacaactttcttgtgtccaaagtgtCCCACAAGTGGAAAACTTCAACTTCAAGGTAAACAAGGTCGGAACTAAGAACAGCGAGAAGAATTTCATCCCCAAATACGATCCTGCTCCATCAGTGGACCACTGGAAGAACTTTGGGGATTATCTTGTTCTAGTCGAAGAGTtacaagattcgtttgatgatccaaatgccgctgacgatggatatatggaatggtatgaacattcttctcatcctcgtgtaataaacAGTGTCCAACAAGCCCGTGATGATAAAGCAAAAGCAACGGCAATAGAGAAAGAAGCTCAGAAGATCATGAAGCATACCCCTATGTGTGGTGATGAGGCCTTGATCTTGTGGAATTCAGCG TGA